A single genomic interval of Bradyrhizobium sp. CCBAU 53338 harbors:
- the sctT gene encoding type III secretion system export apparatus subunit SctT — translation MHALSPTEAQALIQSAVEFVVAAGLSAARALGIMLVLPVFTRPQISGMIRTSLTIVIGLPCLAHVKAGLQTLDPATRLAAVAFLGLKEIFVGLLFGMFLSIPLWSIQAVGDIIDTQRSVSSQLDDPATRSQASATGLFLGTAGVTIFVASGGLQTMVRCLYGSYLIWPVYRLLPPLTMQGAMEVVALLDHIMHTALLFSGPVLALLLLIEISLMLLGRFAPQIKLNDLSPTIKNAAFGIIMVSYTVFLMEYMGTEIIQSYGVLEWLGKFLK, via the coding sequence GTCACCCACCGAGGCGCAAGCTCTAATTCAGAGTGCTGTCGAGTTCGTCGTTGCAGCGGGCCTTAGCGCTGCGCGGGCCTTAGGCATTATGTTGGTGCTTCCCGTATTCACGCGGCCGCAGATTAGCGGGATGATCCGCACAAGCTTGACGATCGTGATTGGACTGCCATGCCTTGCGCATGTCAAGGCCGGTCTGCAGACTCTAGATCCGGCCACCCGTCTGGCCGCGGTCGCGTTCCTCGGTCTCAAAGAGATATTCGTCGGCCTGCTGTTCGGGATGTTCCTAAGTATACCGCTATGGAGCATCCAGGCAGTTGGCGACATCATTGACACGCAACGGAGCGTTTCAAGCCAGTTGGACGATCCTGCGACGCGCAGCCAGGCCTCCGCCACGGGTCTCTTTCTCGGAACTGCTGGGGTTACTATTTTCGTTGCGTCTGGAGGTCTACAGACGATGGTTCGGTGCCTGTATGGCAGCTATCTGATCTGGCCCGTGTACCGGCTACTACCTCCTCTGACAATGCAAGGGGCAATGGAAGTTGTAGCGCTTCTCGATCATATCATGCACACGGCCCTGCTATTTTCCGGACCCGTGCTGGCTCTGCTGCTCCTGATTGAGATATCCCTCATGTTGCTAGGGCGGTTTGCGCCGCAAATTAAGCTGAACGACCTCTCCCCCACCATCAAGAACGCCGCCTTTGGCATCATCATGGTGAGTTACACCGTCTTCCTCATGGAATACATGGGAACGGAGATTATCCAGTCCTACGGAGTGCTGGAGTGGCTCGGGAAGTTCCTAAAATGA
- a CDS encoding transposase DNA-binding-containing protein, giving the protein MCSSGTTSRWSAGPDGRQDDGDESAVEHWTEREIDKTAFKDARLGQRFGELLKQIGDGMGGSIPFARQDWANTKAAYRFFANERVEEADILSGHFAATRARYDDCTGPILLIQDTTEFSYQRANTSAIGLTKSVNSGRNKDGRWRHHTVCGMLMHSSLAVTVEACRWDWRR; this is encoded by the coding sequence ATGTGTTCAAGTGGAACGACATCTCGTTGGTCGGCCGGCCCGGATGGTCGCCAGGATGATGGTGATGAAAGCGCCGTCGAACACTGGACGGAGCGCGAGATCGACAAGACAGCTTTCAAGGATGCTCGTCTTGGTCAACGATTTGGCGAGCTGTTGAAGCAAATTGGTGACGGTATGGGCGGGAGCATACCGTTCGCGCGTCAGGACTGGGCGAACACGAAGGCGGCCTACCGCTTCTTCGCCAACGAGCGCGTGGAGGAAGCCGACATCCTCAGCGGCCACTTCGCCGCCACACGCGCACGTTACGATGATTGTACAGGCCCAATTCTCCTCATTCAGGACACGACGGAATTCTCCTATCAACGCGCGAACACGAGCGCCATTGGCCTAACCAAGAGCGTCAACAGCGGTCGGAACAAGGACGGTCGTTGGCGCCATCACACGGTCTGCGGAATGCTGATGCATTCCAGTCTCGCTGTGACTGTCGAGGCTTGCCGCTGGGATTGGCGGCGGTGA
- a CDS encoding transposase, with amino-acid sequence MTISRAEVITSVERRRRWSRDEKERLVAASLEPGANVSEVARTAGLHVSQLFRWRKELCKHGEASIAAVRAGRESAVCAAAGGCRSPFGDDIGASTEEPRHHRD; translated from the coding sequence ATGACGATTTCGAGGGCGGAGGTGATCACATCGGTCGAGCGGCGGCGCCGGTGGTCGCGGGATGAGAAGGAACGGCTAGTTGCAGCATCGCTCGAGCCCGGAGCCAATGTTTCCGAGGTGGCTCGCACGGCCGGCCTTCATGTGAGCCAGCTGTTCCGGTGGCGCAAAGAGCTTTGTAAGCACGGTGAAGCGAGTATAGCGGCCGTTCGTGCCGGTCGAGAGTCGGCCGTCTGTGCCGCCGCGGGAGGTTGCCGAAGCCCCTTTGGCGACGACATCGGGGCGTCGACGGAAGAGCCAAGGCATCATCGAGATTGA
- a CDS encoding CpaD family pilus assembly lipoprotein, with product MTLRNLGHLIAVAATVGGCTHNAAIYSEPTDQAIQVEQKTSILRLQSLRRAERYGLRNFIANASRGRRDALHLDVSGSPRLITQVAHEAREMGVPAYNIRRSASPVDLPSHFGVQIEAIIYEARPPLCPSLSIIGPSVDDNSFNPTLGCSIRNNLAVTVNDPGDLLENRAILPTSGDRAVLPLTARGGLAAGNKSHLESDTHNRIASEAQ from the coding sequence ATGACCTTGCGAAACCTGGGCCACTTGATTGCCGTAGCGGCAACCGTAGGCGGATGCACACATAATGCTGCGATCTATTCTGAGCCGACTGATCAAGCGATTCAAGTGGAGCAGAAGACCAGTATCTTGCGACTACAGAGCCTTCGTCGCGCCGAGAGGTATGGTCTGCGTAATTTCATTGCGAACGCCAGCCGCGGTCGGCGGGATGCACTCCATCTGGACGTCAGTGGTTCGCCCCGGCTCATTACGCAGGTGGCTCATGAGGCCCGCGAGATGGGCGTTCCCGCCTATAATATTCGCCGGTCCGCTTCCCCCGTAGATCTGCCCAGCCATTTCGGTGTCCAAATCGAGGCGATCATTTACGAAGCACGTCCTCCGCTCTGTCCATCCCTTTCAATCATCGGCCCTTCAGTAGACGACAATTCTTTCAATCCAACGCTCGGCTGTTCGATCCGCAATAACCTCGCGGTCACGGTCAACGATCCCGGCGACTTGCTCGAGAACAGAGCTATCTTGCCAACCAGTGGTGACCGTGCGGTGCTTCCGCTTACCGCACGGGGAGGTCTCGCCGCAGGCAACAAGAGCCACTTGGAAAGTGACACTCATAATCGCATTGCGTCAGAAGCCCAATGA
- a CDS encoding response regulator transcription factor: MRILLVDQDAAFVRAAKKTLFVRGFAVDLISTLDEAETALSCASYHILLLELALPDGNGLDWLKQLRREGYSMPAMMMSSLSDLETRIAIFNGGADDFLPKPVSIDELIARMRAILRRSTQLTAPVITFGNLHFDPIGRQVSVDGRPLRIARREVCILEHLLSRAGRTVPRALLEESLYAFDDEVSTNALEVGIYRLRTHLSKSGTTLRIKTARGVGYALELKNDPLPCRHT, translated from the coding sequence ATGCGAATCCTACTGGTCGATCAGGACGCCGCCTTCGTGCGAGCCGCCAAGAAAACCCTGTTCGTTCGCGGTTTTGCCGTGGACCTCATCTCTACTCTTGACGAAGCGGAGACCGCGCTGAGTTGTGCCAGCTATCACATTCTCTTGCTCGAGTTGGCTCTGCCGGACGGAAATGGATTGGACTGGTTGAAACAGTTGAGACGTGAAGGATATTCAATGCCTGCCATGATGATGAGCAGCCTGAGCGATCTTGAGACCAGGATCGCGATATTCAATGGTGGCGCCGACGATTTTCTTCCTAAGCCGGTGTCTATCGATGAGCTTATTGCTCGAATGCGCGCCATTTTGCGACGATCGACGCAATTGACGGCACCCGTGATCACCTTCGGGAACTTACATTTCGATCCTATTGGCCGGCAAGTCTCAGTTGACGGTCGGCCACTCAGAATTGCGCGCCGCGAAGTCTGCATTCTCGAACATCTGCTCAGCCGAGCAGGCCGCACCGTGCCGCGAGCGTTGCTAGAGGAAAGCCTCTATGCGTTTGACGATGAAGTCTCGACCAATGCCTTAGAAGTCGGGATCTATCGATTGCGCACACATTTGAGCAAGTCCGGCACAACGCTACGAATCAAAACCGCGCGCGGCGTCGGCTACGCGCTTGAACTGAAGAACGATCCGCTGCCTTGCCGCCACACTTGA
- a CDS encoding PAS domain-containing protein, producing MFNWLIAFGRSSAQFILASITLAALTLASLYLHSPFAATALVYLVVILVFSLIGTFVASLALSIVAVSALIYVLTFNPQIDAPHELLVIIAFLTASIIGTRLIAKLRYEKEAAREVAAELRHSADDLRNREKLWREIFEHNPAMYFMVNETGTVLNVNSFGAIHLGYTPAELIGQSVFRVFLKDDREVVRKSIERCLTYIGQSRTWEIQKVRRNGSVLWVRETAKAILWADDKPIVLIACEDITEQKRTVLALQRSEAHLAQAQELSHTGSFGWNVATGEVFWSKESFRIFQYDPETKVTAQHVIDRTHPEDKTSVQDTLNRALRGEHFEHEYRLLMPDGSIKYIHAVARATRTASGNIEFVGAATDVTTAKQTEQQLRRSEAYLVDAQQLSRTSTWSWDCNRRCFAYRSAEVSRLFGFDPDEPVTIEAIRSRIHPDDLPRQQEIQRQAIEQKTGNFEYDFRICLPDGAIRHIHAVAHAVLASDGSTVELVGTHMDVTEQHAAKQQLEDTLAALRESEQRFRDYAATASDWLWETGPDHRYTLSEHTNATDLLARAVIGLRCWEIASDVEEEPEKWRQHEITLNAHLPFRDLVYRTVGRTRSPIYFQSSGRPLFDVSGHFLGYRGVATDITAKVRADQAEQGLRKAQADLAHVTRLTALGELTASIAHEVNQPLTAIISNADACLGWLRREAPDISAVHRSVEWIIDDAMRASEVIRRVRTLARNGDIEMVALDINEVVNDSIALVTRELINHQVTLRTELAPSLPKILGDRVQLQQVIINLVMNGVEAMQAVDDRARELMIQSSRDNESRVQLSVTDSGVGIAEGDRIRVLDPFFTTKSTGLGMGLSICRSIVEAHGGRLSIVQKQEPGASFQFVLPVVS from the coding sequence ATGTTTAATTGGCTCATCGCGTTTGGACGTTCATCGGCGCAATTTATTTTGGCTAGCATTACGCTCGCGGCATTGACGCTAGCTTCCTTGTATCTTCATAGCCCTTTCGCAGCCACAGCGCTTGTCTATTTGGTCGTGATTTTGGTGTTTTCGCTGATTGGCACTTTCGTCGCATCGTTGGCGCTTTCCATAGTCGCCGTCAGCGCTTTAATTTACGTCCTCACGTTCAATCCCCAGATCGACGCCCCTCACGAGCTTTTGGTGATTATCGCTTTCCTTACTGCGTCCATCATCGGAACGCGCCTGATCGCAAAACTCCGCTACGAAAAGGAAGCAGCGCGTGAGGTCGCCGCCGAGCTAAGGCACAGCGCGGACGATCTGCGCAACCGAGAGAAACTCTGGCGCGAGATCTTTGAGCATAACCCGGCCATGTACTTCATGGTCAATGAAACCGGAACCGTCCTGAACGTCAATAGTTTCGGCGCGATCCACCTCGGCTATACGCCCGCGGAACTGATCGGCCAATCGGTGTTCAGAGTCTTTCTGAAAGACGATCGCGAGGTCGTTCGCAAATCCATCGAGCGATGCCTTACATATATCGGCCAATCGCGTACATGGGAAATCCAGAAAGTCCGTAGGAACGGCTCGGTGCTGTGGGTGCGCGAGACTGCCAAGGCGATCTTGTGGGCCGACGATAAGCCCATCGTCCTCATTGCCTGCGAAGATATCACCGAACAGAAGCGGACGGTTCTTGCTCTTCAGCGGAGCGAAGCGCATTTGGCTCAGGCGCAAGAATTGAGCCACACAGGCAGCTTTGGCTGGAACGTGGCCACCGGCGAGGTCTTTTGGTCGAAGGAAAGCTTTCGGATATTCCAGTATGATCCAGAGACCAAAGTAACGGCGCAACACGTCATTGACCGCACTCACCCAGAAGACAAGACTTCTGTCCAAGACACTTTGAATCGGGCCCTTCGAGGCGAGCATTTCGAGCACGAATACCGATTGCTGATGCCCGACGGCTCGATAAAGTACATTCACGCGGTGGCACGTGCTACGAGAACCGCGTCCGGGAATATCGAGTTTGTCGGGGCGGCCACGGACGTCACGACAGCAAAGCAGACGGAACAACAACTGCGCCGTAGCGAGGCCTATCTGGTCGACGCGCAGCAGCTCAGTCGCACGAGCACCTGGTCGTGGGACTGCAACCGTCGCTGTTTTGCTTATCGCTCCGCCGAAGTCAGTCGTCTATTTGGCTTTGACCCGGATGAGCCGGTGACCATTGAGGCCATCCGATCGCGGATTCATCCAGACGACTTGCCGCGGCAACAGGAAATCCAACGTCAGGCCATTGAACAAAAAACAGGGAATTTTGAATACGATTTCCGAATCTGTCTTCCCGACGGCGCGATACGACACATACATGCTGTTGCGCACGCCGTGCTGGCAAGCGATGGCTCAACTGTCGAACTCGTCGGAACGCACATGGATGTCACTGAGCAGCACGCAGCCAAACAACAATTGGAAGACACTCTTGCTGCGCTACGCGAGAGCGAGCAGCGCTTTCGTGACTACGCCGCAACTGCTTCTGACTGGTTATGGGAGACCGGGCCGGATCACCGGTACACCTTGTCGGAGCACACCAACGCTACGGACCTCTTGGCAAGAGCGGTCATCGGCCTGCGTTGCTGGGAGATTGCGAGCGACGTTGAAGAAGAGCCCGAGAAGTGGCGGCAGCATGAAATAACGCTAAATGCCCATCTTCCATTTCGCGATCTGGTCTATCGTACCGTGGGGAGGACCAGGTCACCAATCTACTTCCAGAGCAGCGGCAGGCCCTTATTTGATGTAAGCGGCCATTTTCTCGGCTACCGAGGCGTGGCCACTGATATCACGGCGAAAGTTCGCGCCGATCAGGCTGAACAAGGACTGCGAAAGGCACAGGCGGATCTTGCGCATGTGACGCGCCTGACGGCGCTGGGGGAACTAACAGCCTCTATCGCCCACGAAGTGAACCAACCGCTCACGGCCATAATCAGCAACGCCGATGCGTGCCTTGGCTGGCTACGTCGCGAAGCTCCCGACATTTCCGCCGTGCACAGATCCGTAGAGTGGATCATTGATGACGCTATGCGCGCAAGCGAAGTGATTCGCAGGGTCCGCACACTCGCGAGGAACGGTGATATCGAGATGGTAGCGCTAGACATTAATGAGGTTGTGAACGACTCTATCGCGCTGGTAACGCGTGAGCTGATTAACCACCAAGTGACCTTGCGAACTGAGCTAGCACCATCACTTCCCAAAATTCTCGGTGACCGGGTTCAGCTGCAACAAGTAATCATCAATCTGGTGATGAACGGAGTAGAGGCCATGCAAGCTGTTGACGACAGAGCGCGCGAACTGATGATTCAGTCATCCAGAGACAATGAGAGCCGCGTGCAGCTCTCCGTGACTGATAGCGGCGTCGGCATCGCTGAGGGTGATAGGATCCGAGTCTTAGATCCGTTCTTCACCACCAAATCTACCGGCCTTGGAATGGGTCTGTCGATCTGCCGCTCGATCGTAGAAGCTCACGGAGGCCGCCTGTCGATCGTCCAGAAGCAAGAGCCGGGCGCATCCTTTCAATTTGTCCTGCCAGTCGTGTCATGA
- a CDS encoding DUF2130 domain-containing protein, translated as MHEIICPHCDKAFKVDEAGYADILKQVRDADFAQQLHERLELAERDKQSAVELAKAQVSSDLQKTTAAKDAEIQELKSKLEGSGVAQKLAVAEALSAVEKERDRLANALAESEREKKAASELADALLASEQHKIATAKEREIQDLKAKVQAVELEKKLAVTEAVGALEKERDELKSGISRVQLEKQLSEQSLKDKYETQIKDRDDAIERLKDMKARLSTKMVGETLEQHCETEFNRVRSMAFPRAYFEKDNDARTGSKGDYIFRDSDEAGTEIISIMFEMKNESDKTATKSKNEDFLKELDRDRIEKGCEYAILVSLLEPDNELYNAGIVDVFHRYPKMYVIRPQFFLPMITLLRNAAVNSLKYKTELALVKAQNVDITQFENQLESFKTAFSKNYDLASRHFQTALTEIDKSIDHLQKTKDALIGADRNLRLANDKAQDVTIKKLTRGNPTMAAKFAELKSAPAEAAE; from the coding sequence ATGCACGAGATCATCTGTCCCCACTGTGACAAGGCCTTCAAGGTTGATGAAGCCGGTTACGCGGACATCCTGAAGCAAGTCCGTGACGCGGATTTCGCTCAGCAGCTCCACGAACGGTTGGAGCTGGCCGAGCGTGACAAGCAGAGCGCCGTTGAATTGGCCAAGGCCCAGGTAAGCAGCGATCTGCAGAAGACCACGGCTGCTAAGGACGCTGAAATCCAGGAATTAAAGTCCAAGCTTGAGGGGAGCGGCGTTGCCCAGAAGCTCGCGGTTGCTGAAGCGCTCAGCGCCGTCGAAAAGGAGCGGGATAGACTCGCGAACGCGCTAGCTGAGTCCGAGCGCGAAAAGAAGGCGGCCTCGGAGCTTGCTGACGCGCTCCTGGCGAGCGAGCAGCACAAGATTGCTACTGCCAAGGAAAGGGAGATCCAGGATCTGAAGGCGAAGGTTCAGGCAGTTGAGCTTGAGAAGAAGCTCGCCGTGACTGAAGCGGTAGGTGCCCTCGAAAAAGAGCGTGATGAGCTGAAAAGCGGCATCAGTCGAGTACAGCTCGAAAAGCAGCTCTCCGAGCAATCGTTGAAGGATAAGTACGAAACCCAGATCAAAGATCGCGACGACGCCATCGAGCGTCTCAAGGATATGAAGGCCCGCCTCTCGACCAAGATGGTGGGCGAGACCCTCGAGCAACACTGCGAGACTGAGTTTAACCGGGTCCGGTCGATGGCTTTTCCGCGCGCTTATTTCGAGAAGGACAACGACGCGCGGACCGGCAGCAAGGGCGATTACATTTTCCGCGACTCGGACGAGGCAGGCACTGAAATCATTTCGATCATGTTCGAGATGAAGAACGAGAGCGATAAGACCGCGACGAAAAGCAAAAACGAAGACTTTCTCAAAGAACTTGACCGGGATCGCATCGAGAAGGGCTGCGAGTACGCTATCTTGGTCTCATTGCTTGAACCGGACAACGAGCTTTACAATGCCGGCATCGTCGACGTCTTCCACCGCTACCCAAAAATGTATGTCATCCGGCCGCAGTTCTTCCTGCCTATGATTACGCTCCTAAGGAACGCGGCAGTCAATTCGCTGAAGTACAAAACCGAGCTTGCGCTCGTGAAAGCGCAGAATGTCGATATAACCCAGTTTGAGAACCAGCTCGAATCGTTCAAAACCGCATTCTCAAAGAACTATGATCTTGCTTCCCGGCACTTTCAGACGGCTCTTACGGAGATCGACAAGTCGATCGATCATCTGCAGAAGACGAAGGATGCCTTGATCGGTGCGGATCGCAACCTGCGTCTTGCCAATGACAAGGCACAGGACGTGACGATTAAGAAGCTAACTCGGGGCAATCCGACAATGGCTGCGAAATTTGCGGAGCTTAAGAGCGCGCCTGCCGAAGCCGCGGAGTGA
- a CDS encoding EscU/YscU/HrcU family type III secretion system export apparatus switch protein gives MSDSSEEKKRPPTPKKLRQARKKGQIPRSADFVSALSICAAFGCLCFRAGAIEGVWREGVRLVDKLQGQPFNSAVQQALVGLIELSLTSVAPIIGAAVAAGILASVLAAGGLTFSVEPLKPSLKKLDPIKGLKRIVSQKSLVELGKSLIKVFLLGVTLFFTSLASWKALVYLPVCGLGCFSFVFKEVKFLIEIAAGAFLIGGLTDLLIQRWLFLRDMRMTESEAKRESKEQEGNPHVKGEHRRLRRESASEPPLGVNRATLILTGPAMLVGLRYVRGQTGVPVLVCRGEDELASQLFDQARALHLSIIQEPALARQLIRKGIMGKAVPKDCFEGVAKAVFAAGLV, from the coding sequence ATGAGCGACTCGAGCGAAGAGAAGAAGCGTCCGCCAACTCCCAAGAAGCTACGGCAGGCGCGTAAGAAGGGACAGATCCCGCGCAGCGCCGATTTTGTGAGCGCGCTTAGCATTTGCGCCGCATTCGGCTGTCTATGTTTCCGAGCGGGCGCGATCGAGGGCGTATGGCGTGAGGGGGTGCGGCTCGTCGACAAGCTGCAGGGGCAGCCCTTCAACAGTGCGGTCCAGCAGGCACTGGTCGGATTGATCGAACTTTCGTTGACGAGCGTTGCCCCAATCATTGGAGCGGCCGTGGCTGCAGGCATTCTAGCCAGTGTCTTGGCTGCTGGTGGGCTGACGTTCTCCGTGGAGCCGCTGAAACCAAGCCTTAAGAAATTGGATCCAATCAAAGGGCTCAAACGGATTGTCTCTCAGAAGTCGCTTGTCGAGCTTGGTAAGTCGTTGATCAAAGTGTTCCTTCTCGGCGTAACGCTGTTTTTCACCTCACTCGCAAGTTGGAAGGCGCTGGTGTACCTGCCTGTCTGCGGTTTGGGTTGTTTCAGCTTTGTATTCAAAGAGGTCAAATTCTTAATTGAAATTGCTGCTGGGGCGTTTCTGATCGGCGGCTTGACCGACCTGCTAATTCAGCGCTGGCTATTCTTGCGTGACATGCGCATGACGGAGAGTGAAGCGAAGCGCGAGTCTAAGGAGCAGGAAGGCAACCCACATGTAAAGGGCGAACACCGCCGGCTTCGTCGGGAATCGGCGAGTGAGCCGCCGCTCGGAGTCAATCGGGCCACATTGATACTGACGGGCCCCGCGATGTTAGTTGGACTGCGCTACGTTCGTGGACAGACCGGAGTGCCGGTTTTGGTATGCCGCGGTGAGGACGAACTTGCTTCACAGTTGTTTGATCAGGCGAGGGCGCTGCATCTGAGCATTATTCAGGAACCTGCTTTGGCGCGTCAGCTGATCCGAAAGGGAATAATGGGCAAGGCCGTTCCGAAGGACTGTTTCGAGGGGGTTGCAAAGGCAGTCTTTGCCGCTGGCCTGGTCTAG
- a CDS encoding IS4 family transposase — protein sequence MKFWTRKKFKGRAQLKKKINPTRVPIEKKESVRWLDNLRQSIERLRQPERCIHIGDRESDIDELYCLTQELGAHFLVRACVDRLAGDGGHTIATEMEETSVKGLHYIDVRNDKGETTKAALEIKFKRIAVLPPIGKQKHYPALDLTIIHATERGTPKGRKPIEWKLITDLAVRRRSEAIEKINWYAMRWKIEAFHKILKSGCKAEDSKLRTAERLANLMAVFCILSWRVLWLTMLNRLAPNASPKLALTDTEIALLDQLISGASHRRCRPGTLAFYLTKLARLGGYLARAADPPPGNVVIWRCLSRLTDIKLGAEIAAAGNVGN from the coding sequence GTGAAGTTCTGGACACGAAAAAAGTTCAAAGGCAGGGCGCAGCTCAAGAAGAAGATCAACCCGACCCGCGTTCCGATCGAGAAGAAGGAGAGCGTTCGCTGGCTCGACAATCTCAGGCAATCGATCGAGCGGCTCCGACAGCCGGAGCGTTGCATTCATATCGGTGACCGTGAAAGCGACATCGACGAATTGTATTGCCTGACGCAAGAGCTTGGCGCTCACTTCCTTGTCCGCGCCTGCGTCGATCGGCTGGCAGGCGATGGCGGTCATACGATTGCAACCGAGATGGAAGAGACCAGCGTCAAAGGCTTGCATTACATCGACGTGCGCAACGACAAGGGCGAGACGACGAAGGCCGCGCTGGAAATCAAGTTCAAGCGGATCGCGGTCTTGCCTCCCATCGGGAAGCAGAAACATTATCCAGCCCTCGACCTTACTATAATCCATGCCACTGAGCGCGGTACGCCAAAGGGCCGTAAACCGATTGAGTGGAAGCTCATCACGGACCTAGCCGTCCGCAGGCGCTCGGAGGCAATCGAGAAGATCAACTGGTACGCCATGCGGTGGAAAATCGAGGCGTTCCACAAGATCCTGAAATCGGGTTGTAAGGCGGAAGACTCAAAACTCCGGACCGCGGAGCGACTTGCCAATCTAATGGCAGTCTTCTGCATTCTCAGCTGGCGCGTCCTCTGGCTCACCATGCTCAATCGCCTCGCCCCAAACGCGTCACCGAAGCTCGCACTGACAGACACCGAGATCGCATTGCTCGATCAACTCATCAGCGGCGCCAGCCATCGACGATGTCGGCCTGGAACCCTTGCATTTTATCTTACCAAACTTGCACGATTAGGGGGCTACTTGGCCCGGGCAGCCGATCCGCCACCGGGAAATGTTGTCATCTGGCGCTGTCTCTCGAGACTCACAGATATCAAACTCGGTGCCGAAATTGCAGCGGCTGGAAATGTGGGTAATTGA
- a CDS encoding VirK family protein, producing MRLNITCLTRLSSLLLVASVSTTAKAGEPSAKYVDVLSALRAGKVVTLILDLDRCTTVDGGQPGPAMQGGLIISAFRVSAQNGISFANVHQTLDDSGHPVTEYIRHSLNREGKLKVKASKLVAGAAEAVIQGEFVCELPDGAKFLW from the coding sequence ATGCGGCTCAATATCACATGTCTAACGAGACTGTCTTCCTTGCTTTTAGTGGCAAGCGTAAGCACGACAGCGAAGGCCGGCGAGCCTTCTGCAAAATATGTAGACGTGCTAAGTGCCCTGCGGGCCGGCAAGGTAGTAACGCTAATACTAGATCTCGATCGTTGCACAACCGTTGATGGCGGTCAGCCCGGACCAGCCATGCAAGGTGGTCTGATTATCAGCGCCTTCAGGGTTAGCGCGCAGAACGGAATCAGCTTCGCCAATGTGCATCAAACCTTGGACGACTCAGGACACCCTGTTACCGAATACATCCGCCACAGCCTTAACCGCGAAGGCAAGCTCAAGGTAAAGGCCTCAAAGTTGGTTGCTGGCGCGGCCGAAGCCGTGATCCAGGGTGAATTTGTCTGCGAGCTGCCAGACGGCGCGAAGTTCCTTTGGTAA